The Flavivirga eckloniae genomic interval TAACAGCACCATTTTTAGGATTAATAATGGCAACACCATCTTTTTGATAGCGATTGGCATAAATTTTACCGTCTATCCATTCCATTTCATTTATACCAATAATCTTTCCTTTATTGGTAAACACTTGAATAAATGATTCTTCAGCTAAAGTTTCTGGGTTTAAAAGCCATATTTTTTCGGTACCATCGCTCTTATAAATAGTGCTTTCGTTATTACATAAACCCCAGCCTTCTTTACTGTTTCCGTATTTAAAACTGCTTATTTTATCAAACGAATTCACATCATAAACAAAACCAGTATCCTCTCGCCATGTCAACTGAAATATTTTATCGTTTAAGATGGTAAGTCCTTCACCAAAATATTCATCAGACAGATTAATGTTTTTAATGATGTTACCTGTTCTGTAATCAATTTTTCTAAGCTTGGATTCTTTATACTGCCCAGTACTTTCATAAAGCGTATCATTAAAAAACTCAATCCCTTGGGTGTACGATGTTATGTCGTGCGGATATTCATTTATAACCTTATAGCTATACACTTTTGGAGGCTCATTATTCAATATAGTAATGGCTGTAGTAACCGTTTCTTTTTCGCTGTTAAAATATACGGTAGCTTCTATGGTTTGTTTACCTAATTTAGAATTATTTAATTGAAAATTGTCACTAATCTTTTTACCATCTAAAGTATAAGAAACAGAATCAATAACATGATTGCGTTTGTTTTTTAGGGAGATTGATAATACTTTATCGCTAGAAATATCTCCTTTATTTGCATTAGTTATAATAGAAAATCCACTTTTTTTCTTTCCGTTACCAGGTCCACAAGAAATAATTAATCCAGCTAAAAATATGATTAATAAGTGTTTGAATGTTTTCATTGCTAATTTTTAATTTGAAGCAAGATATTTATTTAAAATCAGTTTAAAAAATCATTGCGAAACTTTTAAAAGATTGTATCTTTGCACCCGGCAAGTCCTACACAACCAGCTCCTGTAGAATCCTCCAGGTCGGGAACGAAGCAAAGGTATATGGTCGTAGCGGTGTGATGTAGGTAGCTTGCCTTTTTTTATGCAATAAATTTAAATCTTGAACGCTTATGCTAATCAAGATTTTTTAGTTTAATGTATTCCCTTCAAGATGGGAATCTTTTAATTATAATTGTATTTTTAGCCTCTCAATTATTTTAAAAATATGTCTAAAGTCGTTTTAATTACAGGCGGTTCCTCAGGAATCGGAAAATCTATTGGAGAATTCTTAATCGAAAAAAATTTTACAGTTTACGGAACCAGTAGAAACCCAGACAAATATAAAGATAGCAGGTTTCCTATTTTGGCATTAGATGTTAAGGATAACAATACGATAGTTAATACAGTTAACACCATTATAGAAAAAGAAGATAAACTGGATGTTGTTATAAATAATGCAGGTGCTGGTATTACCGGACCTATAGAGGAAATACCAGAGGAAGAAATCAAGAATAATTTTGACACCAATTTTTTTGGACCTATTAATGTTATTAAAGCGGTTTTGCCTCAAATGCGCAAACAGCAATCGGGATTAATTATAAACATAACCTCTATTGCAGGCTATATGGGCTTGCCATATCGTGGTATTTATAGTGCAAGCAAAGGTGCTTTGGAGCTGTTAACAGAAGCTTTTAGAATGGAACTTAAAGGGTTTAATATTAACATGACTAATGTGGCACCTGGTGATTTTGCAACCAATATTGCTGCAGGACGTTATCACGCGCCACTTCTTGAAGATTCTCCTTATAAAAAATCTTATGGTAATACTTTGAGTTTAATGGATGAACATGTAGACAATGGAAGTAATCCAAATATAATGGCACAGGCTGTGTATAAAATTATTAATACCAATAACCCCAAAGTGCATTATAAAGTAGGGGAGTTCATGCAAAAGTTTTCTATAGTTTTAAAACGAATTTTACCAGACAAGGTTTATGAAAAACTTTTAATGAACCATTATAAGCTTTAAAACTTTTCGGCATGTTCTTTGATATTATTGTTTCAAAATAAAAAAAATGAAACGATACATACTTATTATTCTCTTAGTTTCCTTTTTCTCTCTTAGTGGTTGTGACGACGTTTTAGATTGTATTGTTAACGTAAGACCAGAACTGCATGACAAAGACTTAAGTGTTGGACTTGTAGATGAATATTATTCAGACTTTATTTCGGCAGAAATAAAGAATGAAGTAAACGATAATGCTTACGATTACTATTTTGACGTTTCTGGAAGATTACCAGAAGGGATAGAAGTTTTCTACAACAGGCATAGGGAGGTTCTTTTTAAAGGTGTTCCAAAAGAATCTGGACGATTTGCCATTAGGGTTTTCTTAGAGGTTGTACCTCATTATGATCCATATGAAGATGATAGAGTTAATGGACCATTATGTACAGACGAAACCTCTAGAACGTATACACTATATATCGATTAAAAAAGGAATTGACTTAGTTTAGTAATTCTAAAAGTTGTTTCTCGAATTTTACAGAAAAAATGTTCGCATTGTTATGAGCTATTTTCTTGTTTTTGTCTACTATTATAGCTTTTGTTATTGGGTGAATAGCTAGAGTTTTGTTAGCTTCCTCAGGGTTTTTAAACATGTATTCATTATCAAAAGCAAAGCGGTTCACTTTTAACGACTTTTTAGATTTTTCTACGCCGTAATCATCAATGTTGATAACAACAAAAGTAACTTCGGGGAATTTTCTTTTTAGCTTTTTAATCTCGTTATGGCATTTTTTAAAGTGTTTATAAAACGTATGAGACCAAAAACAAATTACAGTAGGAGCTTTTATAATCGAATTCATATCAGATGCTTCACTATTATAATTTATAAGCTCAACGTTAGGTATAGTAGAGCCATTTTTTAAGTTATACAAAGCGTTAACAAAACTTGTTAACAGTTCTTTGTCTTTTTCATTTTTGCTTTTGCTTAAAAAAGATTTTAAAATAGCTTTATTGTTCTCTACTTTTTTATTGTTCGATATAAAATTTATGGCAAACCCATAAAGCAGATCGTCTTTAATAGAAGTGTTTGTAATAACACTATCTATAAGTTTTAATCTATCTAAATTATAACATAAGGAATATCGGTTAAAATGCGATTCGCCGCAATTTATAGTATGTCGTGTTAAAGACATATTACTAAGGCTATATTTTAAAAACGTATTGTACTTATAGTAACTGCTGGTTAGATTATCATTATAACTTATGTTTTTTCTATAATCGTAAAAGTCCTCTGGAAGCGATTTTAAAATCGCTTTTTTATTCTTACCATAATGCACAAACGGATACACTTCTTTACTAGAATAATAACCATAGTCTATATTGGTTTGCGCAATTTTTTTAAATAGCGGAGAAGGGTTGTATTTGTTTTTAAAAGCATCAAACTTTTTAATCTTTATGGCTTTTATGGAATCTATACGGTTTTGGTAAATGGTGGGTGTTAATTGGCAAAGCTTAAAAATATATTTTTCTTCAAGCTCGTTTTCTAAATACTCATTTATTAAATAATTATTTTTTTTAGCGCCTTTACCAGTAAAAACAAGCGACTCATCAAAGTCCAAAGTGTTTAACCTAAAAAGAATACTATCCTGAGGTTCTAACAATATCATTTGATATTCATTGCCATGCCTAAATGAGTATAACCCAGTTTCTAAATCGTTAACCTTATACAAAAATCTATTTCTACCGTCTAGTATTATAGTATCAATAGTTGTTTCAGATTTAAATAACACCACATAATTGGCTGTAGGGTTAATAATTTCCCCACCAAAATATGCATAATTAGTCTCCTTATCACTTTTATGTTCTTTACAATTTAAAAGTGTTAGTAGAGCTAATAATATTGAAAAATATAATTTCATAAAATCCCCCTAATCATATTAAAACAATTAATATATATTACTATACAAAAATATAGGTTGTATTTATAAAGAGCTGTTAATGCGTTGTTAAATATTGATGTAACTGGGCGTAGGAAAATCTTTTGCATAAAAAAGAGCGTATCTAAGTTTCATTGTACCATTAGAATTCTCTACTTTTGCAAAAACTTATAATTAAGGTGTGTGTTAAAGCATACCTTATTAGTTTATATTAATGAAAATCTGTAGTTATAAGAGTAACTATATCTGAATAAATAATAAAATAACCCTTATGTTATCAGTATCAAACCTTTCAGTTCAATTCGGGAAACGCATTCTTTTTGACGAAGTAAACACGACCTTTAACAATGGTAATTGCTACGGAATTATTGGAGCCAATGGTTCTGGAAAGTCAACATTTTTAAGGATCCTTTCGGGTAAGCAAGAAGCCACATCTGGTCATGTTTCTTTAGAGTCTGGAAAGCGTATGTCGGTTTTAGAGCAAAATCATAACCTATATGATGAGCACACTGTTTTAGAAACGGTTTTAATGGGTAACAAACCATTATTTAAGATTAAATCTGAAATGGATGCATTATATGCAGATTATTCAGATGAAAATGCAGAGAAAATAGGAGAGCTTCAGGTACAGTTTGAAGAAATGAACGGATGGAATGCTGATAGTGATGCCGCGGCTTTGTTGTCTAATTTAGGTATTAAGGAAGAATTTCATTATACCTTAATGGGAGATATGGATGGAAAACAAAAGGTACGTGTACTATTGGCACAAGCACTGTTTGGTAATCCAGATGTTTTAATTATGGATGAGCCAACAAACGATTTGGATTATGAAACTATTTCTTGGCTTGAAAATTTCTTAGCTAATTACGATAATTGCGTTATAGTAGTATCGCACGACCGTCACTTTTTAGATGCCGTATGTACGCATATTTCTGATATTGATTTTGGAAAAATTAACCATTATTCAGGAAACTATACCTTTTGGTATGAATCCTCTCAATTAGCTGCTCGTCAACGTGCACAGCAAAATAAGAAGGCAGAAGAAAAGAAAAAGGAGTTGGAGGAGTTTATCAGACGTTTTTCTGCCAATGTTGCTAAAAGTAAGCAGGCTACCAGTAGAAAAAAGATGATAGATAAGCTTAATATTGACGATATAAGACCTACTTCTCGTAGATATCCGGCCATTATTTTTGAACGCGATAGAGAAGCAGGAGACCAAATTCTTAATATTGAAGGTTTGGCAGCATCTGCCGAAGGTGAGACCTTATTTAAAGATATAGATTTAAATCTGGCTAAAGGCGACAAGGTTGTGGTTTTTTCTAGAGACTCTAGAGCTACAACAGCATTTTATCAAATATTAAACGACAAAGTAAAGGCAGATACAGGTAAATTTGCTTGGGGCGTAACAACAACGCAGTCTTATTTACCACTGGATAATAGCGAGTTTTTTAACAACGATTTAAACTTAATTGATTGGTTGCGCCAATGGGCAAAAACTGAAGAAGAAAGAGAAGAAGTTAATATTCGTGGTTTCTTAGGTAAAATGATTTTTAGTGGGGAAGAAGCTTTTAAGAAATCGTCTGTACTATCTGGGGGAGAGAAAGTACGTTGCATGTTATCTAGAATGATGATGACCAGAGCTAATGTACTTCAATTAGATGAGCCTACAAACCATTTGGACTTAGAGAGTATCACGGCCTTTAATAATTCATTAAAAAACTTTAAAGGCACTATTTTGTTTACCACGCACGATCATGAATTCGCGCAAACTGTAGCAAATAGAGTTGTAGAGTTAACACCAAACGGTATTATTGATAGATACACTACGTTTGATGAGTACATGCAAGATTCTAAAATTAAAGAACTTCGTAATAAAATGTACACTGTAGCGGTTTAAAGGTTAACAGCGTACAAAACTTTATCATTTATTCTGAGAGTTTAGAGTTTTAACCAGCAAATTATGAATAAATGCTGGTTGTCTTTGTTCTTACTTATTAAACATTATCGGTATTTTAATAGGAAAGGTTAGAATACCTTTTTTGTTTCTATGTATCTAGTTGAGAAGTTATGCTTTGTACAACAAGAACGGCTTGATCTAGTTCATCTTTATTTACGAAAACTTCCTGAAAGCCGGGTAAAATACCACCACCAAAACCAGCCAAACGAGCAGACTCGGTAGTATCTTTAACAATGGCATGAATATTAATAGCTTTCAGCTCATCAATAATGCGTTGAACGATTATAAAATCTCCGGTAAATATTTTTATATAATTAGAATCTTCCATAGTGTACTGTATCACTTAAAGGTACAAAATTTAATAGAAACCGTTGGTTAATCATGTTAAATTTTCAATAGTACAAAAAACAAATAACAAATAACATCTCACGGTTTATTTGTTGACTTATAGGTGTTTACATGTTTGTTGTGTAAATGCATTCTTTTTATTTGTATGTTTATTTTCTTTAATAAGTTGTAATACAACTAGCCTTAGACGAATGGCAACACTTCAACGTATTTGTAATCAGTTAGTTGTGATTTGTTTCTTTTTTATGTATAATTGTTCATACTTATACCCCTAATTATTATAAAAAATGAAAAAAATTACCTTAACTTACTTATTGATTTGTTTAATTTCTATGACTTATGCCCAAGTTGGAATTGGAACCGTAACACCTAATAACTCTGCCATATTAGATGTTGATAGTTCTGATAAAGGGCTGTTACCTCCTCGTATGACCAATGTTCAAAAGAACAATATTATTAATCCAGCAACTGGACTAATGGTTTACGATACTACTAATAAATGTACTTCTGTGAATATAGGGTCTCCTGGTGTTCCAAACTGGGAGTGCTTAAATGAAGTAGATAATACGACCATACCCTCTGTAATTGTTTCTGATAGTGCTTTAACTCTTAATGAATCGACTTCTTGGGTTGATGTTCCAGACCTAACAAGAACATTCACAATTTTAGAGGAAGAAACCGTGAGGATGGACTGGACTTTGTTTGTCGGTCAGAATAATTCTAGTACTAGCGATGGGTTTGCTCAAATGTTTACTATACTTGATATTAACGGAGTTAATGATCCAGATTCATCTAATTATTTACCTATGATTCACAGTCCTGGAGGTAATAGTTTTCGTCTTTTGATGAATAATTCTACATTTTCTCATACGATTGCGTTACCACCTGGGACTTATACGATAAAAGTAAAAGTTTATGTGGCTAGCTTTTTAGGATCTACCAATGCTATTAAGCTTGGTCATAGAACTACAGGATGGGCCGGAAGTTCAGGTATGACTAATGACGAAAGAAGGAATGCTGCTTCAAATAAACTAATAATTTCCTTTTTATAAAATAAAGGAAACCATTTGTAAATACATAGATTGCTTTTAAGGTTGAGCTTGTTCAAATAAACTTTAAACATGATGTATAAAGTATTTGGCAAGCTCTTTTTTATAGTACACAACCAAAGAGTTTGTTTTGATGTAATAGCAGCAATTAGAATAGTTAAAATGTGCCTATAACGCCAATTTTATTCCCAGAAAAATGAAGTTTCCAAGAAATGCGGTTCTTTTCCTTTACCTGGTAATCATAAGCTTTGGTACTAAAGAGAAACTTATCTACAGAATCTACAACAACAATGCTTAAAACGGCTCCTAAAGCAACATCTGTAAGCCAATGAGCTCCAGAAAATAATCTTGAGATAGGAGCAATGGAACCTAGGGTATAAATACCAACTTTAGACCACGTATTGTTAAACTGTTTTGCTATAGCATGACTCATGGTAACTGATAGAACAGTATGTCCTGATGGAAATGAATGGAATTCTGGTTCATTCGACCAAAATCTGAATTCGGTGCTTTTATAGATGTTCCCTGGTCGAGCTCTACCAAAAGCCGTTTTACTCAAACTTTGTATGAGTCCAGCGGTAAATGACGATGAAATTATTAAAACACTTGTTTTCCTAATTTTCTCATTTTTAGTGAATAACCCAAAGCCGTAAAGTCCAGCGTTTGCAATAAAATAGACCTGTGGACTACCAAACCGAGTACCTACTTCTTGAAATAGGTTTGGTACGTCTGGTTCCTGACGAACAAAGAAAGCACTGCCTTCATCATCAATGGTAGAAAGCGCAAGTGATCCCAAGGTAATAGCACCCAAAGTCGCAAAGTCTTTCTTTTTCCAATGGAATGGTCTGCTAAAAGCATGTGTAACTCCCAAAAAAGCTTGTTTGGCATCATATACAGCTAATCGACCAATCGATGTGGTGTCCTTCTTTTTCTTTTCTAAGGCTATCTCCTGGGCACTCAATTTAAAAGAAACCAAGAGAATAATTGTTAGAGTGATCCTTGTTCGCAACATCATATTTATCTCAGCTCCGCCCCAAGTTGTTTTTCAAAGTTAGCTTGTAGCTTGCTCATTATTTTATCAATCTGCTTATCGTTAAGCGTTTTGTTTTCGTCTTGCAATGTAAAACTAACGGCATAACTCTTTTTACCTTTTGGCAAGTTTTTACCTTGATACACATCAAATAGATTGACATGTTTTAGCAACTTCTTCTCGCTTTGTTTCGCGATTTTGTATATAGATTCAAACGTAACCTTATCATCC includes:
- a CDS encoding glutaminyl-peptide cyclotransferase, whose amino-acid sequence is MKTFKHLLIIFLAGLIISCGPGNGKKKSGFSIITNANKGDISSDKVLSISLKNKRNHVIDSVSYTLDGKKISDNFQLNNSKLGKQTIEATVYFNSEKETVTTAITILNNEPPKVYSYKVINEYPHDITSYTQGIEFFNDTLYESTGQYKESKLRKIDYRTGNIIKNINLSDEYFGEGLTILNDKIFQLTWREDTGFVYDVNSFDKISSFKYGNSKEGWGLCNNESTIYKSDGTEKIWLLNPETLAEESFIQVFTNKGKIIGINEMEWIDGKIYANRYQKDGVAIINPKNGAVTGVINFSPLKKLVKQHEKLDVLNGIAYNTKTNTIFVTGKHWDKLFEIEVVEK
- a CDS encoding SDR family oxidoreductase — its product is MSKVVLITGGSSGIGKSIGEFLIEKNFTVYGTSRNPDKYKDSRFPILALDVKDNNTIVNTVNTIIEKEDKLDVVINNAGAGITGPIEEIPEEEIKNNFDTNFFGPINVIKAVLPQMRKQQSGLIINITSIAGYMGLPYRGIYSASKGALELLTEAFRMELKGFNINMTNVAPGDFATNIAAGRYHAPLLEDSPYKKSYGNTLSLMDEHVDNGSNPNIMAQAVYKIINTNNPKVHYKVGEFMQKFSIVLKRILPDKVYEKLLMNHYKL
- a CDS encoding TlpA family protein disulfide reductase, translating into MKLYFSILLALLTLLNCKEHKSDKETNYAYFGGEIINPTANYVVLFKSETTIDTIILDGRNRFLYKVNDLETGLYSFRHGNEYQMILLEPQDSILFRLNTLDFDESLVFTGKGAKKNNYLINEYLENELEEKYIFKLCQLTPTIYQNRIDSIKAIKIKKFDAFKNKYNPSPLFKKIAQTNIDYGYYSSKEVYPFVHYGKNKKAILKSLPEDFYDYRKNISYNDNLTSSYYKYNTFLKYSLSNMSLTRHTINCGESHFNRYSLCYNLDRLKLIDSVITNTSIKDDLLYGFAINFISNNKKVENNKAILKSFLSKSKNEKDKELLTSFVNALYNLKNGSTIPNVELINYNSEASDMNSIIKAPTVICFWSHTFYKHFKKCHNEIKKLKRKFPEVTFVVINIDDYGVEKSKKSLKVNRFAFDNEYMFKNPEEANKTLAIHPITKAIIVDKNKKIAHNNANIFSVKFEKQLLELLN
- a CDS encoding ABC-F family ATP-binding cassette domain-containing protein yields the protein MLSVSNLSVQFGKRILFDEVNTTFNNGNCYGIIGANGSGKSTFLRILSGKQEATSGHVSLESGKRMSVLEQNHNLYDEHTVLETVLMGNKPLFKIKSEMDALYADYSDENAEKIGELQVQFEEMNGWNADSDAAALLSNLGIKEEFHYTLMGDMDGKQKVRVLLAQALFGNPDVLIMDEPTNDLDYETISWLENFLANYDNCVIVVSHDRHFLDAVCTHISDIDFGKINHYSGNYTFWYESSQLAARQRAQQNKKAEEKKKELEEFIRRFSANVAKSKQATSRKKMIDKLNIDDIRPTSRRYPAIIFERDREAGDQILNIEGLAASAEGETLFKDIDLNLAKGDKVVVFSRDSRATTAFYQILNDKVKADTGKFAWGVTTTQSYLPLDNSEFFNNDLNLIDWLRQWAKTEEEREEVNIRGFLGKMIFSGEEAFKKSSVLSGGEKVRCMLSRMMMTRANVLQLDEPTNHLDLESITAFNNSLKNFKGTILFTTHDHEFAQTVANRVVELTPNGIIDRYTTFDEYMQDSKIKELRNKMYTVAV
- a CDS encoding DUF2007 domain-containing protein, whose amino-acid sequence is MIQYTMEDSNYIKIFTGDFIIVQRIIDELKAINIHAIVKDTTESARLAGFGGGILPGFQEVFVNKDELDQAVLVVQSITSQLDT
- a CDS encoding phosphatase PAP2 family protein, yielding MVSFKLSAQEIALEKKKKDTTSIGRLAVYDAKQAFLGVTHAFSRPFHWKKKDFATLGAITLGSLALSTIDDEGSAFFVRQEPDVPNLFQEVGTRFGSPQVYFIANAGLYGFGLFTKNEKIRKTSVLIISSSFTAGLIQSLSKTAFGRARPGNIYKSTEFRFWSNEPEFHSFPSGHTVLSVTMSHAIAKQFNNTWSKVGIYTLGSIAPISRLFSGAHWLTDVALGAVLSIVVVDSVDKFLFSTKAYDYQVKEKNRISWKLHFSGNKIGVIGTF